One segment of Segatella copri DNA contains the following:
- a CDS encoding IS1182 family transposase yields MAKIQIKSETRHELSFFPNSFDDYVPKDSKVRMVDRIVRSMDINPLMDTYDGIGAPPYSPKMLLSLVVFAYINGVYSCRGIADALKYDVRYMWICGGKQLSFATINRFRSNHMIKCIDFYFDAVVSILVEKGVISLEEQYVDGTKIESKANKYTFVWKKTVEKNRAKLLEKTSAALAQIKEQIRLNGGSAIKEEDSEPATSAKDVERSARLCERQVKNLPKAKLTGREKQKLNTQIDHLFKASDKLGEYEKSLDILGERNSYSKTDPDATFMRLKEDAMNNGQTKPAYNLQIATENQYWTNFALYPNPTDTLTFKPFLDKYKKRYGKQSKSVTADSGYGSEENYEYLEMEEMMGYVKYNWFHKEQHKPFKEDAFNQANFYYNRDDDYYVCPMGQHMEPCGQRQTKSDSGYVSVITLYRAQRCDGCPLGSLCKKSKGNRTIYVNHKLNAYKKEAFLLLTSQEGLKHRSQRPIEPEAVFGQMKADMHYKRFRHFGMDKVYMDLGLFGMGFNLKKYLGIKR; encoded by the coding sequence ATGGCAAAGATACAAATAAAATCTGAAACTCGGCACGAATTGAGCTTTTTTCCTAACTCTTTCGATGATTATGTGCCAAAAGACAGCAAAGTTCGTATGGTGGATCGTATTGTTCGCAGTATGGACATCAACCCTCTCATGGATACCTATGATGGGATTGGTGCTCCTCCTTACAGTCCGAAGATGCTTCTAAGTTTAGTTGTTTTTGCCTATATCAATGGCGTTTATTCCTGTCGTGGCATAGCGGACGCACTTAAATACGATGTTCGCTATATGTGGATTTGTGGAGGTAAGCAACTATCTTTCGCAACAATCAACCGCTTTAGATCCAATCATATGATTAAATGCATCGACTTTTATTTTGATGCAGTCGTCTCCATATTGGTTGAAAAGGGCGTGATTAGTCTGGAGGAACAATATGTTGATGGTACTAAGATAGAGTCGAAAGCAAACAAGTACACGTTTGTATGGAAGAAGACTGTGGAAAAGAACAGGGCTAAGCTCTTGGAAAAGACCTCTGCTGCATTGGCTCAGATAAAAGAACAAATTCGCCTGAATGGCGGGAGTGCCATTAAGGAAGAAGACAGCGAGCCAGCCACTTCCGCCAAGGATGTAGAGAGAAGTGCACGTTTGTGTGAGAGGCAAGTGAAGAACCTTCCTAAGGCAAAGCTTACAGGAAGAGAGAAGCAAAAGCTAAATACTCAGATAGATCACTTGTTCAAAGCCTCGGACAAACTGGGCGAGTATGAAAAATCACTGGATATACTGGGCGAGAGAAACAGTTACTCCAAGACTGATCCCGATGCGACCTTCATGCGCCTCAAGGAAGATGCCATGAACAATGGGCAGACAAAGCCTGCCTATAACCTTCAAATTGCGACAGAGAATCAATATTGGACGAATTTCGCCCTTTATCCCAATCCAACAGACACCCTGACCTTCAAGCCTTTTTTGGATAAGTACAAGAAAAGATATGGAAAGCAATCCAAGAGCGTCACCGCAGACTCAGGATATGGCTCGGAGGAGAACTACGAGTACCTAGAGATGGAAGAGATGATGGGTTATGTAAAGTACAACTGGTTTCACAAGGAACAGCATAAGCCTTTCAAGGAGGATGCCTTCAACCAAGCGAACTTCTACTACAACAGGGATGATGACTATTATGTCTGCCCCATGGGACAACACATGGAACCTTGTGGACAACGGCAAACGAAAAGTGACTCCGGCTATGTGTCTGTCATTACATTATATAGAGCACAACGATGTGATGGATGTCCGCTTGGAAGTCTCTGCAAGAAATCCAAAGGCAACAGAACCATATATGTCAACCATAAACTGAATGCATATAAAAAGGAAGCCTTCCTGCTACTAACGTCTCAAGAGGGCTTGAAACACAGAAGCCAGCGACCGATAGAGCCGGAAGCTGTATTTGGGCAGATGAAGGCAGATATGCATTATAAGCGATTCAGGCATTTTGGAATGGACAAGGTTTACATGGATCTAGGATTGTTCGGAATGGGATTCAATTTGAAGAAATATTTGGGTATAAAACGATAA